One window of Acropora palmata chromosome 1, jaAcrPala1.3, whole genome shotgun sequence genomic DNA carries:
- the LOC141876696 gene encoding uncharacterized protein LOC141876696 isoform X1, with product MEQDSSPTGFSEENDEETDSNGNDKEKTITTSAFFVFGFILYAVYSLLVAAAQDILAGSDIPTSAVISCIVGPYALITLVCPYFVQKITYLVRFIALFVLYEVGLFSLVYADQVEAKLLAVCFVSLAFGVGEMSCIAMTSFYHQVVVGVFSAGTGVGFIVAPLYYTAMTTWFCVSSETTTLTVAGLVVLIVVFYFLMERKHSNSTEGAEQVTYKDVQYEKIPEDSKTDPPTLPVLTRDVKLKALKEICPWILCVVISWMSEFLVMQSVITTYAFPNSPFPPRDHYQYYITLFLLGEFIGRSYLAVVSFIKEELVPKLMVRKLWALTIIEVCILVFCLFAAWYRFLPDITTLLLLSFLAGLIIGIIYANVLQVFTESYEFPVKEFVLGFVAFATGIGIFTAGLLGLVVEPLFRQHCLTITDLAEYCFTRTDPNAFSNVTSSCHRHH from the exons ATGGAACAAGACTCTTCGCCGACAGGATTCTCCGAGGAAAACGACGAAGAAACAGATTCGAATGGAAACGACAAAGAAAAGACCATTACAACATCAGCGTTTTTCGTGTTTGGGTTTATCCTGTACGCGGTTTATTCCTTGCTCGTCGCAGCGGCGCAGGACATTCTAGCTGGCAGCGACATCCCAACTTCAGCCGTGATATCGTGCATCGTAGGACCATATGCTTTAATAACTTTAGTCTGCCCTTATTTTGTCCAAAAAATCACATATCTTGTCCGATTCATTGCACTCTTCGTCCTTTATGAAGTCGGTTTGTTCAGCCTCGTTTATGCGGATCAAGTGGAAGCCAAGTTGCTCGCTGTCTGTTTTGTCTCGTTGGCGTTCGGTGTTGGTGAGATGTCATGTATAGCAATGACATCGTTTTACCATCAAGTGGTTGTTGGAGTCTTTTCAGCAGGTACTGGAGTAGGATTCATTGTGGCACCACTTTATTACACAG CTATGACAACATGGTTTTGTGTTTCATCAGAGACAACAACGTTGACAGTGGCTGGCCTTGTAGTTCTCATTGTGGTGTTTTATTTCCTAATGGAGAGGAAACACAGTAATTCCACAGAGGGCGCAGAGCAAGTGACATACAAAGACGTTCAGTACGAAAAGATACCTGAAGACAGCAAAACTGACCCCCCCACCCTTCCAGTGTTGACAAGAGATGTAAAACTCAAGGCCTTGAAGGAAATTTGTCCTTGGATATTGTGTGTCGTTATTTCCTGGATGTCAGAGTTTTTAGTCATGCAATCTGTCATCACGACCTATGCTTTTCCAAACTCACCCTTCCCTCCTCGGGATCATTATCAATACTACATAACCTTATTCTTATTGGGAGAATTCATTGGTAGATCATACCTCGCAGTAGTGTCCTTTATAAAAGAAGAACTCGTTCCAAAACTAATGGTTAGAAAACTATGGGCGTTGACAATTATAGAAGTCTGTATTCTGGTTTTCTGCTTGTTCGCGGCTTGGTACCGTTTCCTTCCAGACATCACAACGTTACTCCTGTTGTCGTTTCTTGCTGGACTCATCATTGGCATCATCTACGCCAACGTGCTGCAAGTTTTCACTGAATCCTACGAGTTTCCAGTGAAGGAGTTTGTTTTGGGTTTTGTGGCCTTTGCCACGGGTATTGGCATATTCACAGCCGGTCTTCTTGGCCTTGTGGTAGAACCATTATTTAGACAACACTGCCTAACAATAACTGATCTCGCAGAGTACTGTTTCACTAGAACCGACCCCAATGCGTTCTCTAATGTAACGTCGTCATGCCATCGCCATCATTGA
- the LOC141876696 gene encoding uncharacterized protein LOC141876696 isoform X2, which yields MEQDSSPTGFSEENDEETDSNGNDKEKTITTSAFFVFGFILYAVYSLLVAAAQDILAGSDIPTSAVISCIVGPYALITLVCPYFVQKITYLVRFIALFVLYEVGLFSLVYADQVEAKLLAVCFVSLAFGVGEMSCIAMTSFYHQVVVGVFSAGTGVGFIVAPLYYTETTTLTVAGLVVLIVVFYFLMERKHSNSTEGAEQVTYKDVQYEKIPEDSKTDPPTLPVLTRDVKLKALKEICPWILCVVISWMSEFLVMQSVITTYAFPNSPFPPRDHYQYYITLFLLGEFIGRSYLAVVSFIKEELVPKLMVRKLWALTIIEVCILVFCLFAAWYRFLPDITTLLLLSFLAGLIIGIIYANVLQVFTESYEFPVKEFVLGFVAFATGIGIFTAGLLGLVVEPLFRQHCLTITDLAEYCFTRTDPNAFSNVTSSCHRHH from the exons ATGGAACAAGACTCTTCGCCGACAGGATTCTCCGAGGAAAACGACGAAGAAACAGATTCGAATGGAAACGACAAAGAAAAGACCATTACAACATCAGCGTTTTTCGTGTTTGGGTTTATCCTGTACGCGGTTTATTCCTTGCTCGTCGCAGCGGCGCAGGACATTCTAGCTGGCAGCGACATCCCAACTTCAGCCGTGATATCGTGCATCGTAGGACCATATGCTTTAATAACTTTAGTCTGCCCTTATTTTGTCCAAAAAATCACATATCTTGTCCGATTCATTGCACTCTTCGTCCTTTATGAAGTCGGTTTGTTCAGCCTCGTTTATGCGGATCAAGTGGAAGCCAAGTTGCTCGCTGTCTGTTTTGTCTCGTTGGCGTTCGGTGTTGGTGAGATGTCATGTATAGCAATGACATCGTTTTACCATCAAGTGGTTGTTGGAGTCTTTTCAGCAGGTACTGGAGTAGGATTCATTGTGGCACCACTTTATTACACAG AGACAACAACGTTGACAGTGGCTGGCCTTGTAGTTCTCATTGTGGTGTTTTATTTCCTAATGGAGAGGAAACACAGTAATTCCACAGAGGGCGCAGAGCAAGTGACATACAAAGACGTTCAGTACGAAAAGATACCTGAAGACAGCAAAACTGACCCCCCCACCCTTCCAGTGTTGACAAGAGATGTAAAACTCAAGGCCTTGAAGGAAATTTGTCCTTGGATATTGTGTGTCGTTATTTCCTGGATGTCAGAGTTTTTAGTCATGCAATCTGTCATCACGACCTATGCTTTTCCAAACTCACCCTTCCCTCCTCGGGATCATTATCAATACTACATAACCTTATTCTTATTGGGAGAATTCATTGGTAGATCATACCTCGCAGTAGTGTCCTTTATAAAAGAAGAACTCGTTCCAAAACTAATGGTTAGAAAACTATGGGCGTTGACAATTATAGAAGTCTGTATTCTGGTTTTCTGCTTGTTCGCGGCTTGGTACCGTTTCCTTCCAGACATCACAACGTTACTCCTGTTGTCGTTTCTTGCTGGACTCATCATTGGCATCATCTACGCCAACGTGCTGCAAGTTTTCACTGAATCCTACGAGTTTCCAGTGAAGGAGTTTGTTTTGGGTTTTGTGGCCTTTGCCACGGGTATTGGCATATTCACAGCCGGTCTTCTTGGCCTTGTGGTAGAACCATTATTTAGACAACACTGCCTAACAATAACTGATCTCGCAGAGTACTGTTTCACTAGAACCGACCCCAATGCGTTCTCTAATGTAACGTCGTCATGCCATCGCCATCATTGA